A window of Acropora muricata isolate sample 2 chromosome 3, ASM3666990v1, whole genome shotgun sequence contains these coding sequences:
- the LOC136910500 gene encoding golgin subfamily A member 4-like isoform X1, producing MFLSTLAFKGLSSLAQEMASVEEEPGPANQLHGASDHEDRNSAASDNQEKEVQDSGHKHEQVNHDGTLGWNNELPVEIRSARLSEFVSEMATVGRRLHSQLTSLHETVSSETEASKALSKKWDPFTPDLIARLHDSTTDVNSEVKVLERYLDQVRELISIGGAKANGLTELRFPENNNQPDDQKLSIKAKIQRDEEKKKCTKEVEMLRNQLQNNGAILNQEGLIRRLEIDRSKLELDNLNFKKQLKLIKEKLNERGQMDDELVSLTNVECNLGASEEEGFALSELVTLRKERKVLLSTVQRLQGHGINGGRKSDSFERSDATVQCKINVLGQIANEDVTLSNQLTELRKNLSELQREYDELEEESKSIAEENSKMMDEKRALEDSVDKLRSHITDALDSNLEEMEHLHREKEELARKAQLFEEDNKKVRDNFVELSKKNAAHLKSVLDEIERKDSLEDAVDHLSTAVQKLNEMNNQSLYSTATEACIPGDTAAEIHNSSLLSEIKTCKELIDSQRAQIRQLQVDKRDIEDSCISLKREVVVLKTKRGERRSLEYQSDSDSEGMTSTRKNSAERCEFLKQDILRLTKRGTELENVIKALKSDNSNLEEEKVCLLDSLYHQLEKNEKLEVQIEKLKGLMNEDIIANGLNPKTTTKLLQNGIQSGSNGERVSVNGNVVEGSLSGHRDINGNDSYPEELQKASVQLTEKLGTLQQQIREIENEKEKIQKDLDESRNNERELRGIVSTLEKEAMVNSHQLQKSQGVTDTLQGCLREAHEEKEELTESLEEITEEKTALEKKVETLENELNELKEKYQSTKGELESDLAGVDGMDHNKEQMRLIQAKLSDLSESLTDKDKDSSCENVNAREQYSLSLEEQGSRITSMIETVRREVNLLKKEHEDAKTEQDDLKAKLDASETEKVSLQKNVRELDEKRRQVKSFITKLTEEKEALSEQIEEIKQQKTNLADALENVYQSKEGLQCQLEDALTKQHESSQSLFDVAAEVQSLKKSLSKVVEERDTLKEALLRSNSELQTLKKSEAKWNEKMTGAQVEADQSVQDKTEESKEDFEKSEMENTSQSNAQAAVRMEDEDNSLVYEMVTTFDNTSFAESAIEETPLIAQVEASPTLESLPPVDHHETRDDLYAQKQALEEEIERLKNWVESFSAEKQALEKEKEAMLKANHDILLELEKAREQQRELRLRQEEVSALAKGDDISSQDLTASLEDNKSEKAQLQQEIQSKADENDKLGEALQIANSHKDTLEDKQRESQETIKELERSCEALKAEIEDLRRQSKDMEESYGTEKEKLFLESDLRTKEVARLLEQVEYFEEHMQEKSQMLCELGDKLKEAETLVANIKSEKEVLEASLARAEEDKAKDSESIEQLKQELENTAKVHTETESTLKEVQSKLCNTDDDLEYGEEKKDSLATKIDKLIEKEKLLILEIAVKSHENSKLQESVETLQGDKEFLARKLEETKMESNFIRDELQDLRNQASDLRKFIDDEAITNKEEQTGETPEKESTLLDGVCEYIEALTEEKASLEAKIEKVEASSRDIKDNNKQLLQERTELTIQLQEALDKEHNDESNLKTGQGYDEVRLSREISDVRSLIEKLSLQKEKLGAALAHKEHQIATVTAEAIEKTKMLETKEKETESLSQRAVALEKAKDGSEKLLQELEREKTKVAMLSQELESLKEHENADLHEVCNRLEEEKKAFMMAVNKSRELEKRLKRAEEETNRVLEQKSELEANVEAQAASIVSFERIGVESELKWKKEMEEKGKELDSLKQEMKKSNVAMTNLLRVVDDLNRKIAELEKHCLEAEKSRKEAAEEVNKLQAKLNEEKERKKALEAKCAEIEGTIANYEAEKDALRKQVANNDKEKQALYSNVKELEEKNKDKAKKLLDMNCTKTLLEDECKKTNSEIQYLKEELAKKTSSLENIDKELTDSREFIHEGKDKNVQLKKEKEELSKALVATESKLRQAEAQTKKTTEQNEKLTDKLKAIEKEMTNLNSAFGEAKTKEEKLRDTMKTETEMAESELQSLNEECELLQQKLREVNGKNVELEKALEERFTMEKDLAKLKDEHKALGIFSQKLVDEKVDRDEAVREKQDMERQLRREKNERAKTEEELARLKREYEARKSSARKGDVQDQTDGGDSFQSEGEQIIASTEGSVLSAGVEIHFGPQPVLDNVNSGEEREEIARLQEEIEELKDEKDELNEIIDELRSKTKKLQTLTDSLIEEKENIEDKLDEDAKRHKEEIGSHVDRNKELSRKVEVLVKDKNLLREELKAMEKRYSEESKKLEDALEKRKQEVELVTNTTKADKAKRFESELAESKKKVKELESKLERMNFEKQQWIAANEDAETKLDHAHTELENKKVEIKSLQDEVLKYKRSRSERRKHIDTPKNDTKELSQLRKELEEKENAIESLEDKFATHRRQSLERENEIHIHVDRIQEKQKEKDTKIAALEEEIKEYKRKEHQGVGESPVAITDKDYKEKIAKFQTELAEKERRIGSLEEAIVEYKRTRFEQERDFQAKEAHLAAAREELYKTMKETCEEGQRMESVRHANKKLQEALALTKENENKLRKKLQAVQGKEKSQSSIIGERRRSASKENGLECIAENVRSSNLAELNLAPPGMESNQFEKRLSSSSLENAKREIATLEAQGQELRSELRKARDQVFDLQLELSDALRALRQKERLRDQDRKLFQSSIEDMEKEYNKMRKEFSALITMEKNRSSYITVVELKGSLKKAESDMLEAISNTSDLLNKAKNDIKESRRVESEKEMAERSSERSRGFIEKSTQENKDLLKQLDEAWKERDRLTKKLKRLEVTQVLLKQILNESSVEIERFKRLVDDSGKWEKQRVTSSGSQKSTVNTRELETQSDLTSTDLEEAEKLKDRLEELRKNIRGLEACLEDERSKGEGHLLDYLREKNRLNAEISTLKQCVKETTGKNDKLQSTVNELRGKLQHTQREKATAEIEVSDVRSEVHKLRKLSYDERAEKNSLMQVNAELKRSLQGTKEKDGKVVKESERVKELKKEKERLTAENGMLRKSLKDDKENFAAVCKELENAKKRISEVSNGKEAVIKKNVALETELQVMKDKFSSLEQDRDEFKNQCRHIEENCKDLDNERAKLIADARSYKAKMEKTNQDMQSKCEAKEKEAASLQTKVDRLSALQRKLESDCRGLEKEKERAVAQARSLESDKQRIETINRDQRAEIERLRLDKGNHREINEKLKNLFAEKDKLETMNKDLEMDMRRLYRALDAKGEEMNKVVEELHDMASKVKQLEKEKQRETSLKEQLAEQVIEKDNTMKMKTKVLSDRLEGVLMEAETLKGSSARMEQLGMECRRLEGENLQVIETTQKLREEIVSLKKENDLVKRACQQLRAGRKSNAEEKIVPEGSKSQVNREPVARNKPIVAKVEQVVERVTAEKTNELKATKESHRRKSNDTFPNEIKISKGSQAPMPPYRGEERGRKQERGQSRNQRSHSSPAVKRYPSAPDVKHNTGPASKGPSSSNSNRISDSDKTTCSRSSYCSPILSLVDTSPVHRNPSMDRQPPPTVPNQCPNCKKERRRQGMPISKEYVAPGKYV from the exons AGATGGCGTCTGTTGAAGAAGAACCGGGACCAGCGAATCAATTGCATGGCGCAAGCGACCACGAAGACAGGAACTCCGCAGCATCTGA TAATCAGGAAAAAGAAGTACAAGATTCCGGCCATAAACACGAACAGGTGAATCATGATGGCACCCTCGGGTGGAACAACGAATTGCCAGTAGAGATCAGAAGCGCGAGATTGAGTGAATTCGTATCTGAGATGGCGACCGTTGGCCGAAGACTTCATTCCCAGTTGACATCCCTACACGAGACTGTTTCTAGTGAAACCGAGGCCTCCAAGGCGCTCAGCAAAAAGTGGGATCCCTTCACTCCGGACCTGATTGCAAGACTTCACGACAGCACCACTGACGTGAACAGTGAAGTTAAAGTACTGGAAAGGTATCTTGACCAAGTGCGAGAGTTGATTTCCATTGGAGGGGCGAAAGCAAATGGTTTAACTGAGTTGCGTTTCCCGGAAAATAACAATCAGCCTGACGATCAGAAACTTTCCATCAAGGCAAAAATCCAAAGGGACGAGGAGAAGAAAAAATGCACGAAGGAAGTGGAAATGTTGAGGAATCAGCTTCAAAACAATGGGGCAATACTCAATCAAGAAGGACTGATCCGAAGACTAGAGATTGATCGCTCGAAATTGGAATTAGAcaatttgaattttaagaaGCAACTGAAACTTATCAAAGAGAAACTTAACGAGCGAGGGCAAATGGACGACGAACTTGTCTCTCTCACCAACGTCGAATGCAATCTTGGTGCAAGTGAAGAAGAAGGCTTCGCTTTGTCTGAACTTGTTACCTTGCGGAAAGAGAGAAAAGTTCTGCTTTCGACGGTGCAGAGGTTGCAAGGCCATGGCATTAACGGAGGTCGAAAGAGTGATTCCTTTGAAAGAAGCGATGCAACAGTCCAATGTAAAATTAACGTTTTGGGCCAAATTGCGAACGAAGACGTTACGTTGTCCAACCAGCTCACGGAACTGAGGAAGAACTTGAGCGAATTACAAAGGGAATACGATGAGTTGGAGGAGGAAAGCAAATCCATTGCTGAAGAAAATTCCAAGATGATGGACGAAAAAAGGGCGCTCGAAGACAGTGTGGACAAACTGAGAAGTCATATTACGGACGCTTTGGATTCCAATCTTGAAGAAATGGAACATTTACACAGGGAGAAAGAGGAACTCGCACGCAAAGCGCAACTTTTTGAAGAGGACAACAAAAAGGTCCGAGACAACTTTGTTGAATTGTCGAAGAAAAATGCAGCTCACTTGAAATCTGTTCTCGACGAGATCGAAAGAAAGGACTCGCTTGAAGACGCCGTGGACCACTTGAGCACTGCAGTACAAAAGCTCAATGAAATGAATAATCAGTCTCTGTACAGTACAGCAACTGAAGCGTGTATCCCTGGAGACACGGCTGCAGAGATTCACAACTCGAGTCTTTTGAGTGAGATCAAAACATGCAAAGAGCTCATCGATTCACAAAGAGCACAGATACGGCAACTCCAAGTGGACAAAAGAGATATAGAGGACAGTTGCATCAGTCTGAAGAGGGAGGTTGTTGTGTTGAAAACGAAGCGTGGCGAAAGGCGATCGCTGGAATATCAAAGTGACAGCGATAGTGAAGGAATGACATCCACTCGAAAGAATTCGGCCGAGCGTTGCGAGTTTCTCAAGCAAGACATTCTTCGGCTCACCAAGCGGGGGACAGAATTGGAGAACGTGATCAAGGCGTTGAAGTCAGACAACTCCAACTTAGAGGAGGAAAAAGTGTGTTTACTCGACTCACTGTACCACCAACTGGAAAAGAATGAGAAACTGGAGGTCCAAATCGAGAAATTGAAAGGTCTAATGAACGAAGACATCATTGCTAACGGATTAAATCccaagacaacaacaaaactgCTACAAAACGGGATTCAAAGCGGCAGTAATGGAGAACGAGTCAGTGTGAATGGAAATGTCGTCGAGGGAAGCCTGAGTGGCCACCGGGACATAAATGGAAACGATTCCTACCCTGAGGAATTACAGAAAGCTTCAGTTCAGCTGACGGAGAAGTTAGGAACTCTACAACAGCAGATCCGTGAGattgaaaacgaaaaagaaaaaattcaaaaggaTCTAGACGAGAGCAGAAACAATGAAAGGGAGCTTCGAGGGATCGTTTCCACGCTGGAAAAAGAGGCCATGGTAAACAGTCACCAGTTGCAAAAGAGTCAAGGAGTGACGGACACACTGCAGGGTTGTCTACGCGAAGCGcacgaagaaaaagaagaattgACCGAATCGCTTGAGGAAATCACAGAAGAAAAGACAGCTTTGGAAAAAAAGGTCGAAACTCTGGAGAATGAACTAAACGAACTAAAAGAGAAGTATCAGAGCACAAAGGGCGAATTGGAAAGCGATTTAGCTGGGGTTGACGGTATGGATCATAACAAGGAGCAAATGAGATTGATTCAAGCCAAACTGTCCGATCTTTCCGAGTCTTTGACCGACAAAGACAAAGATAGCAGCTGTGAAAACGTAAATGCGAGAGAGCAGTACTCGCTATCACTGGAAGAACAAGGGAGCAGAATAACTTCAATGATCGAGACAGTTCGGAGAGAAGTCAACCTTCTCAAGAAAGAGCATGAAGATGCAAAAACTGAACAGGACGACCTCAAAGCTAAGCTGGATgcttctgaaactgaaaaggtGTCGCTGCAGAAAAACGTGAGAGAACTTGACGAGAAGCGAAGACAAGTGAAGAGTTTCATAACGAAACTTACGGAGGAGAAAGAGGCTTTGTCAGAACAAATAGAAGAGATCAAACAACAGAAGACCAACTTAGCTGACGCTTTGGAAAATGTGTATCAAAGCAAGGAAGGTCTTCAGTGCCAGTTGGAAGATGCTTTGACTAAACAGCACGAAAGTAGCCAGTCTTTGTTTGACGTTGCTGCAGAGGTTCAAAGTTTGAAGAAGTCTCTCAGTAAGGTGGTGGAGGAACGAGACACACTGAAGGAAGCATTGTTGCGAAGTAACTCTGAACTGCAAACACTTAAGAAATCCGAAGCCAAGTGGAATGAAAAGATGACGGGAGCTCAGGTGGAGGCAGACCAAAGTGTCCAAGACAAAACCGAGGAAAGCaaagaggattttgaaaagagTGAGATGGAGAACACTAGTCAAAGCAATGCACAAGCGGCAGTCCGGATGGAAGATGAAGACAATTCTCTTGTTTATGAAATGGTCACGACCTTTGACAATACATCTTTTGCGGAGTCAGCTATTGAAGAGACACCTTTGATAGCTCAAGTGGAGGCATCCCCGACCCTCGAGAGTTTGCCTCCTGTTGATCACCATGAAACACGTGATGACTTGTACGCCCAAAAGCAGGCACTTGAGGAGGAGATTGAACGGTTGAAGAACTGGGTTGAGTCTTTTTCGGCGGAAAAACAAGCCTtggagaaagaaaaggaagctATGCTTAAAGCTAATCACGACATACTTTTAGAACTGGAAAAAGCCAGAGAACAACAAAGAGAGCTGAGGCTTCGCCAAGAGGAAGTTTCTGCATTGGCGAAAGGCGATGACATATCCTCCCAAGATTTGACCGCCTCTTTGGAAGATAACAAAAGCGAAAAAGCGCAGCTCCAACAAGAGATCCAAAGCAAAGCGGATGAAAATGACAAGTTGGGAGAGGCTCTACAAATCGCGAATTCACACAAGGATACTCTGGAAGACAAACAGAGAGAATCACAGGAAACGATAAAAGAATTGGAAAGATCTTGCGAAGCTCTGAAAGCAGAGATAGAAGACCTGAGGAGACAGAGCAAAGATATGGAGGAAAGCTATGGAACTGAGAAAGAGAAATTGTTTCTGGAAAGTGATTTGCGAACGAAAGAAGTTGCGCGGCTCTTAGAGCAAGTGGAATATTTTGAAGAACATATGCAAGAGAAATCACAAATGCTGTGCGAATTAGGTGACAAACTGAAGGAGGCGGAGACTCTGGTTGCCAACATCAAATCAGAAAAGGAGGTCCTTGAGGCAAGTCTTGCAAGAGCTGAGGAAGACAAAGCAAAAGACAGTGAAAGCATCGAACAATTGAAGCAGGAACTGGAAAACACTGCCAAGGTACATACCGAAACCGAAAGCACGCTGAAAGAAGTCCAAAGTAAACTTTGCAATACCGATGACGATTTGGAGTATGGTGAGGAAAAGAAGGATAGTCTGGCAACGAAGATTGACAAGTTAATAGAGAAAGAGAAGCTTCTTATCCTGGAGATAGCGGTGAAGTCTCACGAAAACTCCAAGCTACAAGAAAGCGTGGAAACACTGCAAGGTGACAAAGAATTTCTGGCACGAAAGTTGGAAGAAACAAAGATGGAAAGTAATTTCATCAGAGATGAGCTTCAGGATTTGAGGAACCAGGCCTCAGACTTGAGAAAATTCATCGACGACGAAGCCATTACTAACAAAGAAGAACAAACTGGAGAGACCCCGGAAAAGGAGTCGACTCTCCTTGACGGTGTTTGTGAGTACATTGAAGCTCTCACTGAAGAAAAGGCATCACTAGAAGCTAAAATCGAGAAAGTTGAAGCTTCGAGCCGTGATATAAAAGACAATAATAAACAGCTACTACAGGAGCGAACGGAGCTGACAATTCAACTGCAAGAGGCACTGGACAAAGAGCATAACGATGAATCCAACTTGAAAACAGGGCAAGGTTATGATGAAGTTCGACTGTCACGTGAGATCAGTGATGTCCGAAGTCTGATCGAAAAGCTCAGCTTACAAAAGGAAAAGTTAGGAGCTGCCTTGGCTCATAAAGAACATCAAATAGCAACAGTAACTGCTGAAGCGATCGAGAAGACAAAAATGTTAGAAACcaaggaaaaggaaacagagTCATTGAGCCAAAGAGCGGTTGCCCTCGAAAAAGCTAAAGATGGCTCAGAGAAATTACTCCAGGAGCTGGAACGGGAGAAAACTAAGGTTGCAATGTTGTCACAAGAGCTCGAGAGCTTAAAGGAACACGAAAATGCCGATTTGCATGAGGTGTGCAACAGGCTCGAAGAGGAGAAGAAGGCTTTCATGATGGCTGTGAACAAATCCCGAGAGCTTGAGAAGCGTTTGAAGAGGGCAGAAGAAGAAACTAATCGAGTACTCGAACAGAAGAGTGAGCTCGAGGCCAACGTGGAAGCACAGGCTGCCTCTATTGTTTCGTTTGAAAGGATTGGAGTAGAGAGTGAGTTAAAATGGAAGAAGGAAATGGAAGAAAAAGGCAAAGAGCTTGATTCTCTAAAACAGGAGATGAAGAAGTCCAACGTCGCAATGACAAACTTGCTAAGAGTTGTGGATGACCTGAATAGAAAAATTGCCGAGCTTGAGAAGCACTGCTTGGAAGCTGAAAAATCGCGCAAAGAAGCAGCTGAGGAAGTGAATAAACTCCAAGCAAAGCTAAACGAAGAAAAAGAGAGGAAGAAAGCACTGGAAGCAAAGTGTGCGGAAATTGAAGGAACCATAGCCAATTATGAAGCGGAGAAAGATGCACTGAGGAAGCAGGTTGCTAATAACGACAAAGAAAAGCAAGCGCTTTACAGTAACGTAAAGGAACTAGAAGAAAAGAATAAGGATAAGGCGAAAAAGCTTCTCGATATGAACTGCACCAAGACGCTCTTGGAAGACGAGTGCAAGAAGACCAATTCGGAGATACAATACCTGAAGGAAGAGCTAGCAAAGAAGACTTCGTCTCTAGAGAACATCGACAAGGAGCTGACGGACTCCAGAGAGTTCATCCATGAAGGTAAAGATAAGAACGTTCAACTAAAGAAGGAAAAGGAGGAACTGAGCAAAGCACTCGTAGCAACAGAAAGCAAACTGCGACAAGCGGAGGCACAGACTAAGAAAACGACGGAGCAAAATGAGAAGTTAACAGACAAGTTGAAAGCCATTGAAAAGGAAATGACTAATCTTAATTCAGCGTTCGGAGAGGcaaagacaaaagaagaaaaattacgCGATACTATGAAGACAGAGACAGAAATGGCCGAAAGCGAATTACAGAGTTTGAATGAAGAGTGTGAACTTCTGCAACAGAAATTACGTGAAGTAAATGGGAAGAATGTGGAACTAGAGAAAGCCCTTGAAGAAAGATTTACTATGGAGAAGGATCTAGCTAAACTCAAAGATGAGCACAAGGCGTTAGGAATCTTCTCACAAAAGCTGGTTGATGAAAAAGTTGATCGAGATGAAGCAGTCAGAGAGAAACAGGACATGGAAAGACAGCTTCGGCGTGAAAAGAACGAAAGAGCGAAAACAGAGGAGGAATTGGCGAGGCTTAAAAGAGAGTACGAGGCTCGCAAATCATCGGCACGAAAGGGCGACGTTCAAGATCAAACGGATGGTGGAGACTCGTTTCAAAGCGAAGGAGAACAAATAATTGCGTCTACTGAGGGCAGTGTCCTTTCAGCGGGAGTTGAAATACATTTCGGCCCACAACCAGTCCTTGATAACGTAAATTCGGGTGAAGAACGAGAAGAAATTGCTCGGTTACAAGAAGAAATAGAAGAATTGAAGGATGAAAAGGACGAGTTGAATGAGATCATTGACGAGCTGAGGTCGAAGACGAAAAAGTTACAGACACTTACGGATTCTTTGatagaggaaaaagaaaatatcgAAGACAAATTAGACGAAGATGCAAAGCGCCACAAGGAAGAAATTGGCTCTCACGTGGACAGAAACAAAGAACTGTCAAGAAAGGTGGAGGTTTTAGTCAAAGACAAGAACCTTCTCCGCGAGGAACTCAAAGCCATGGAGAAGCGGTACTCAGAAGAATCCAAAAAGCTGGAGGATGCTTTGGAGAAGAGAAAACAAGAAGTGGAACTCGTCACGAATACAACAAAAGCAGACAAGGCAAAGCGTTTTGAAAGTGAGCTGgctgaaagcaaaaaaaaggtGAAAGAGTTGGAAAGCAAGTTGGAGAGAATGAACTTTGAAAAGCAGCAGTGGATTGCTGCAAACGAAGATGCCGAGACGAAACTGGATCACGCACATACTGAGTTGGAAAATAAGAAGGTCGAGATCAAATCTCTTCAAGACGAAGTTTTGAAGTACAAGCGATCACGTTCCGAGCGAAGAAAACACATAGACACGCCGAAGAATGACACGAAAGAACTTTCACAGCTTCGGAAAGAATTGGAAGAAAAGGAGAATGCAATAGAATCGCTTGAAGATAAATTTGCCACACACAGACGACAATCACTTGAACGAGAGAATGAAATCCACATCCATGTCGACCGaatacaagaaaaacagaaGGAGAAAGATACCAAAATCGCTGCGCTGGAAGAGGAAATAAAGGAATATAAGAGGAAGGAACATCAAGGTGTTGGCGAGTCTCCAGTTGCGATAACTGATAAAGACTATAAGGAAAAGATAGCCAAATTTCAGACAGAATTGGCTGAAAAGGAGAGGCGAATTGGATCACTGGAAGAAGCAATCGTGGAGTACAAGAGGACGAGATTCGAGCAGGAACGAGACTTCCAAGCAAAAGAGGCACATTTAGCAGCGGCACGGGAGGAGCTGTACAAGACTATGAAAGAAACATGCGAGGAAGGACAACGGATGGAGAGTGTAAGGCATGCAAACAAAAAGCTGCAAGAAGCTTTGGCACTAAcgaaggaaaatgaaaacaaacttaggaaAAAGCTGCAAGCAGTCCAAGGAAAAGAGAAGTCACAAAGTTCGATCATTGGAGAGAGGCGTCGAAGTGCGTCCAAAGAGAATGGCTTGGAATGCATAGCAGAAAACGTGAGATCGTCAAACCTTGCCGAGCTTAACCTCGCTCCACCCGGAATGGAATCAAATCAATTCGAGAAAAGACTCAGCTCGAGTTCCCTTGAAAATGCGAAGAGAGAGATAGCCACCCTTGAAGCTCAAGGTCAAGAGCTCAGGAGCGAGCTGCGAAAGGCGCGTGATCAGGTCTTTGATTTGCAGCTCGAACTTTCAGATGCGCTACGAGCTTTGAGGCAAAAGGAACGTCTCAGAGACCAAGATCGCAAGCTATTCCAGTCAAGCATCGAAGACATGGAGAAAGAGTACAACAAAATGCGCAAAGAATTTTCAGCGCTCATAACAATGGAGAAAAACAGGTCCTCTTATATCACAGTGGTGGAACTCAAAGGCAGCTTGAAAAAAGCAGAGTCGGATATGCTAGAAGCAATTTCTAACACATCAGATCTACTGAATAAAGCGAAGAACGACATTAAAGAGAGTCGACGCGTTGAGTCGGAAAAAGAAATGGCTGAGAGGTCAAGCGAGCGTTCGAGAGGCTTCATAGAAAAGTCCACACAAGAAAACAAGGATCTTCTGAAGCAGTTGGACGAGGCTTGGAAAGAGCGAGACAGGCTTACAAAGAAGCTCAAACGCTTAGAAGTTACTCAAGTTCTCTTGAAGCAGATCCTAAACGAGTCGTCTGTGGAGATAGAACGGTTTAAGCGGCTGGTTGATGATTCTGGGAAATGGGAAAAACAACGAGTGACGAGCAGTGGAAGTCAGAAGAGCACAGTCAACACAAGGGAGTTAGAAACCCAAAGTGATTTGACCTCGACTGATTTAGAAGAAGctgaaaaattgaaagatcgtCTTGAAGAACTTCGAAAGAACATCAGGGGTCTTGAAGCGTGCCTGGAGGACGAACGATCCAAAGGGGAAGGTCATCTTCTTGATTATCTACGAGAGAAGAACAGACTAAACGCTGAGATTTCCACTTTGAAACAATGCGTTAAAGAAACCACTGGTAAGAACGACAAACTGCAGTCCACGGTCAACGAATTACGAGGAAAACTACAACACACCCAACGAGAGAAAGCTACAGCCGAGATCGAGGTCTCTGATGTTCGGTCTGAGGTGCACAAACTTCGGAAGCTTTCGTACGACGAGCGCGCTGAGAAGAATTCCTTGATGCAAGTAAACGCAGAACTAAAACGATCACTACAGGGCACGAAAGAAAAGGACGGGAAAGTTGTCAAAGAATCCGAAAGGGTtaaagaattgaaaaaagaaaaagaacgctTAACAGCTGAGAATGGCATGCTGAGAAAGAGCCTCAAGGACGACAAAGAGAATTTTGCCGCTGTCTGTAAGGAGTTAGAGAATGCCAAGAAACGAATAAGCGAGGTGTCTAATGGCAAGGAAGCCGTCATAAAAAAGAACGTGGCCTTAGAGACCGAACTGCAAGTAATGAAAGATAAGTTTTCAAGCCTGGAACAAGATCGCGACGAATTTAAGAACCAGTGCAGACACATAGAAGAAAACTGCAAAGATTTGGATAACGAAAGAGCCAAACTCATAGCGGATGCACGTTCGTACAAGGCAAAAATGGAAAAGACCAATCAAGATATGCAGTCCAAATGCGAAGCAAAAGAGAAAGAAGCCGCTTCGTTGCAAACGAAAGTTGATCGACTGAGCGCTCTCCAAAGGAAACTTGAAAGCGATTGCCGAGgcttggaaaaagaaaaagagagagcAGTAGCACAAGCTCGTTCACTAGAATCCGATAAGCAACGCATCGAAACAATCAACAGGGATCAAAGAGCCGAGATCGAACGTCTTCGCCTCGACAAGGGAAATCACAGAGAGATCAACGAGAAGCTCAAAAACTTGTTTGCAGAGAAAGACAAACTGGAAACAATGAATAAAGACCTGGAAATGGACATGAGGAGACTTTACAGGGCGCTGGATGCAAAGGGAGAAGAGATGAACAAAGTTGTTGAGGAATTACATGACATGGCGTCTAAG GTCAAACAACTAGAGAAGGAAAAACAGAGAGAAACATCCCTGAAAGAACAACTCGCAGAACAGGTGATCGAGAAAGACAACaccatgaaaatgaaaaccaagGTTCTCTCGGATCGTTTGGAAGGGGTTCTTATGGAGGCAGAAACTCTCAAAGGTTCATCAGCAAGAATGGAACAATTAGGAATGGAATGTCGGCGATTGGAAGGCGAAAACCTTCAAGTCATTGAAACTACGCAAAAGCTTCGGGAAGAGATTGTCagtttgaagaaagaaaacgaCCTCGTGAAACGAGCCTGCCAGCAGCTCCGCGCTGGGAGAAAATCCAACGCTGAGGAGAAAATCGTCCCTGAAGGTTCAAAATCACAAGTTAACAGAGAACCAGTAGCAAGGAATAAACCGATAGTTGCCAAAGTCGAACAGGTTGTTGAGAGAGTGACTGCGGAGAAAACTAACGAATTGAAAGCAACGAAAGAAAGCCATCGGCGGAAGTCAAATGATACCTTTCCCAATGAAATCAAGATCTCCAAAGGTTCGCAGGCGCCTATGCCTCCATATAGAGGAGAAGAAAGGGGCAGGAAGCAGGAGCGAGGACAATCTAGGAACCAACGATCCCACAGCTCACCAGCAGTCAAACGTTACCCTTCGGCCCCAGACGTGAAACACAATACAGGCCCCGCATCCAAAGGCCCCTCGTCAAGTAACTCCAACCGTATTTCAGACTCAGATAAAACCACGTGTTCACGGAGCTCTTATTGCAGTCCCATCTTGTCCCTGGTGGACACGAGCCCTGTCCATCGGAACCCGTCAATGGATCGTCAGCCGCCACCCACGGTACCTAATCAATGTCCCAATTGTAAGAAGGAAAGACGAAGGCAGGGTATGCCGATTTCCAAGGAGTATGTGGCGCCCGGAAAATACGTATAA